In Brevibacillus brevis, a genomic segment contains:
- a CDS encoding peptide chain release factor 3 has translation MSQTNPQWVQEIAKRRTFAIISHPDAGKTTMTEKLLYYGGAIREAGMVKGRKNSKHATSDWMEIEKKRGISVTSSAMDFEYKGHHINILDTPGHQDFSEDTYRTLTAADAAVMIIDVAKGVEAQTIKLFKVCRMRGIPIFTFVNKLDRHGKDPFELLEEIERVLGIRSYPMNWPIGMGSYFSGVYDRMKSRVELYQNGSQHEEISFFPVGGAEDPLIGERVGEDLWQQLQDEISLLDVAGDDYNEELIAKGELTPVFFGSAINNFGVQTFLDNFLQMAPPPSPKKSNVGLIDPYSNAFSGFIFKIQANMNPAHRDRIAFLRICSGKFERGMSVKHVRLGKDIKLAQPVQFMAQDREIVEESYAGDVIGLFDPGIFQIGDTLCVGQSFEYEEMPHFSPEFFSKVMVKDAMKHKQFQKGIMQLTEEGTVQLFRTHPMEELILGVVGVLQFEVLEYRLKAEYGVDIMLTRMPYQIARWLEGDKAELEKLKSKTVTDRYGRPVMLFESEYQLRVAMDKYPSIKFHESSLGLKSLLS, from the coding sequence ATGAGTCAAACCAATCCCCAATGGGTGCAGGAAATAGCGAAACGCCGCACCTTTGCGATCATCTCTCACCCGGACGCGGGCAAGACCACCATGACCGAAAAACTGCTCTACTACGGCGGAGCGATCCGTGAAGCGGGAATGGTCAAAGGCCGTAAAAACTCCAAGCACGCGACGTCGGACTGGATGGAGATCGAGAAAAAGCGCGGAATTTCGGTGACGTCTTCCGCGATGGACTTTGAATACAAGGGACACCATATCAACATTTTGGATACACCTGGTCACCAGGACTTCAGCGAAGACACGTATCGGACGCTGACCGCAGCAGACGCGGCTGTGATGATCATTGACGTTGCGAAAGGGGTCGAGGCGCAGACCATCAAGCTGTTCAAAGTTTGCCGGATGCGCGGGATTCCGATCTTTACGTTCGTCAACAAGCTGGACCGCCACGGGAAAGACCCGTTCGAGCTGCTGGAAGAAATCGAGCGCGTACTGGGTATCCGCTCGTATCCGATGAACTGGCCGATCGGCATGGGCAGCTACTTCAGCGGCGTTTACGACCGGATGAAATCGCGGGTGGAGCTGTACCAAAACGGCTCCCAGCACGAGGAGATTTCCTTTTTCCCTGTGGGGGGCGCGGAAGATCCGCTGATCGGCGAACGCGTCGGCGAGGACCTGTGGCAGCAGCTGCAGGATGAGATTTCCCTTCTGGACGTAGCCGGCGACGATTACAATGAGGAGCTGATCGCCAAGGGGGAGCTGACGCCGGTCTTTTTCGGCAGCGCGATCAACAATTTCGGCGTGCAGACATTCCTGGACAACTTCCTGCAAATGGCTCCGCCGCCCTCTCCGAAAAAGAGCAATGTCGGCTTGATCGATCCGTACTCGAATGCGTTTTCCGGTTTCATTTTCAAGATCCAGGCCAATATGAATCCCGCTCACCGGGACCGCATCGCGTTCCTCCGTATTTGCTCCGGAAAGTTCGAAAGGGGCATGTCCGTCAAGCATGTGCGCTTGGGCAAGGACATCAAGCTGGCCCAGCCGGTGCAGTTTATGGCGCAGGACCGCGAAATCGTCGAGGAATCGTACGCAGGAGATGTCATCGGTCTGTTTGACCCGGGCATTTTCCAGATCGGCGATACGCTCTGTGTCGGACAGTCGTTCGAGTACGAGGAAATGCCGCACTTCTCGCCGGAGTTTTTCTCCAAGGTCATGGTGAAAGACGCCATGAAGCACAAGCAGTTCCAAAAGGGCATCATGCAGCTCACGGAAGAGGGGACGGTCCAGCTTTTCCGCACCCATCCGATGGAAGAGCTGATCCTGGGCGTGGTCGGTGTGCTCCAGTTCGAAGTGCTGGAGTACCGTCTGAAGGCCGAGTATGGCGTGGACATCATGCTGACCCGAATGCCGTATCAAATCGCTCGCTGGCTGGAAGGCGACAAGGCGGAGCTGGAAAAGCTCAAGAGCAAAACGGTCACGGATCGTTACGGCCGCCCCGTCATGCTGTTTGAGAGCGAATACCAGCTGCGGGTCGCAATGGATAAATACCCGTCGATCAAGTTCCACGAAAGCTCGCTCGGACTGAAGTCGCTGCTTTCATAA
- a CDS encoding SET domain-containing protein, protein MLEVKTSLLSSGDLNRGVFATQDISKGELIHEAPVLPYPNAEHEFIEKTLIADYAFEYGANHTAILLGYGMLFNHSYEPNATYDINFDNHTFEFYAYKDIKAGEEILINYNGDVDNKDPLWFDEEE, encoded by the coding sequence ATGTTGGAAGTCAAAACATCCCTACTTAGCAGCGGAGATCTGAATCGGGGCGTGTTTGCTACGCAAGACATCAGCAAAGGCGAATTGATTCACGAGGCACCCGTTCTGCCTTATCCGAACGCAGAACATGAGTTCATTGAGAAAACGCTGATCGCCGATTACGCGTTTGAATACGGCGCGAACCATACCGCGATCCTCTTGGGCTACGGCATGCTGTTCAACCACTCCTATGAACCGAACGCTACGTACGACATCAATTTCGATAATCATACCTTTGAATTTTATGCCTACAAAGACATCAAGGCTGGAGAGGAAATCCTGATCAATTACAACGGCGATGTCGACAACAAAGATCCCCTCTGGTTCGACGAAGAGGAGTAA
- a CDS encoding carboxypeptidase M32, with product MTTNLEARATAFRDYVKKMTSYNQALAVLHWDKATKAPRKGMDARSEVIGTLAGEQFKLATSKEMEEFLESLSEPAAFEALDDVTRHTVSECKKEFDRNKKIPAAKYQEFVVLTSQAETIWEEAREKNDFSMFQPYLEKIVSYQLEFIEYWGNDGKNKYNTLLDLYEPGMTVDQLDPIFATLREKTVKLVSAIADSPNKPDTSFLKRHFPIAEQEAFNRFVLERIGYDFQAGRMDRSVHPFCTSFNPGDVRITTRYDANEFSYALFSSIHEAGHAMYEQNIDQKLLFTPLCDGTSMGIHESQSRFWENMVGRSLPFWKGLYGDLQKAFPAQFSGVGVESFFRAINEVTPSYIRTEADELTYNLHVMIRYEIEKGLINRTLEVADLPAIWNEKMKDYLGIVPPTDTLGVLQDVHWSGGSFGYFPTYSLGNVYAAQFAHVMQQEISGYEELVASGEFAPIRQWLKEKIHQYGKMKSPQELVHDITGEGTNATYLMDYLEKKFTEIYQL from the coding sequence ATGACGACCAATCTGGAAGCACGCGCAACCGCTTTTCGTGACTACGTAAAAAAGATGACGAGCTACAACCAGGCACTCGCCGTCCTTCATTGGGACAAAGCGACGAAGGCTCCTCGCAAAGGAATGGACGCTCGCTCTGAAGTGATCGGCACCCTGGCAGGCGAACAGTTCAAACTGGCGACCTCCAAAGAGATGGAAGAATTTTTGGAGTCCCTAAGCGAACCTGCGGCCTTCGAAGCGCTGGACGATGTGACCCGCCATACCGTAAGCGAGTGCAAAAAAGAATTCGACCGCAACAAGAAAATTCCAGCGGCCAAGTACCAGGAATTCGTGGTGCTGACCTCCCAAGCGGAAACGATCTGGGAAGAAGCCCGTGAGAAAAACGACTTTTCCATGTTCCAGCCGTACCTGGAGAAAATCGTCAGCTACCAGCTGGAATTCATCGAGTATTGGGGCAATGACGGCAAAAACAAATACAACACCCTGCTTGATCTGTACGAACCCGGCATGACCGTGGATCAGTTGGACCCGATCTTCGCTACCTTGCGGGAAAAAACGGTCAAGCTCGTCTCTGCCATCGCGGATTCGCCGAACAAGCCCGACACGTCCTTCCTGAAACGGCACTTCCCGATTGCCGAGCAGGAAGCCTTTAACCGCTTCGTCCTGGAGCGCATCGGCTACGACTTCCAGGCCGGACGCATGGACCGCAGCGTCCATCCGTTCTGCACTTCTTTCAATCCAGGCGACGTCCGCATCACGACCCGCTACGACGCAAACGAATTCAGCTACGCACTGTTTAGCAGCATCCATGAAGCGGGGCATGCCATGTACGAGCAGAACATCGATCAGAAGCTTTTGTTCACTCCGCTCTGTGACGGCACTTCCATGGGTATTCACGAATCGCAATCCCGGTTCTGGGAAAACATGGTCGGACGCAGCCTGCCGTTCTGGAAGGGCTTGTACGGCGACTTGCAAAAAGCGTTCCCTGCCCAATTTTCCGGGGTTGGCGTAGAATCGTTCTTCCGTGCCATCAACGAGGTCACTCCTTCCTACATCCGGACGGAAGCGGACGAGCTGACCTACAATCTGCACGTAATGATCCGCTATGAAATCGAAAAAGGGCTGATCAACCGTACCCTCGAAGTAGCCGACTTGCCCGCGATCTGGAACGAGAAAATGAAGGACTACCTCGGCATCGTGCCCCCAACCGACACGCTTGGCGTCTTGCAGGATGTGCATTGGTCCGGCGGAAGCTTCGGCTACTTCCCGACTTACTCCTTGGGCAACGTGTACGCAGCTCAATTCGCCCACGTCATGCAGCAGGAAATCAGCGGCTACGAAGAGCTGGTGGCAAGCGGCGAGTTCGCACCGATCCGCCAGTGGCTCAAAGAGAAGATTCACCAGTACGGAAAAATGAAGAGCCCTCAGGAGCTCGTACACGATATCACAGGCGAAGGCACAAACGCGACGTACCTGATGGACTATCTGGAGAAAAAGTTTACAGAGATTTATCAGCTGTAG
- a CDS encoding MFS transporter, with translation MRVLLFVVLFLVAFDMHAQTPLLAPYLNILGVSAAMIGFVLGGYAVSNLTGNLLAGPFLDRYPKKYFISGGLVLAGVMLIGQGVVQHTGGFFAFRLMLGFLMAFVSPACSALLGETGRSEREQGEIMGKKGLVLTTAGIVSPAVGSFLAVKFGYSQSFIILGYIMLIAGVFAGLVLPIRVAGSVPNPPRVARVGKSSVMAVLENRLLYPAFLGGFAIMYAQGTIIYEVPLWIQKQGLSPGVTGVLFSLKGLGALAILSQFWLYRVPVEQRTLAGIGVLSLLLYGLAIGLPIPIHVMMFLLGACFGMLFPALATLLTVHSPRELYGSAFSIYSAVLSIGAVLSPIIAGLIGNWHHSYFIAFFVTAGVCLAGGIHRLLLSGVPR, from the coding sequence CTGAGGGTTCTCCTGTTTGTCGTGTTGTTTCTCGTGGCGTTTGACATGCACGCGCAGACGCCGCTGCTTGCGCCCTACTTAAACATCCTGGGGGTCTCAGCGGCGATGATCGGCTTTGTCTTGGGAGGGTATGCGGTCAGCAACCTGACAGGAAATTTGCTGGCGGGCCCTTTCCTGGACCGATACCCGAAAAAGTACTTTATTTCCGGAGGGCTCGTGCTGGCGGGAGTGATGCTCATCGGGCAAGGGGTCGTCCAGCATACCGGAGGGTTTTTCGCCTTTCGCCTGATGCTCGGATTCCTCATGGCGTTCGTCTCGCCGGCATGCTCTGCCTTGCTCGGAGAGACGGGAAGGTCCGAGCGCGAGCAAGGGGAAATCATGGGGAAGAAGGGGCTGGTGCTCACGACCGCGGGGATCGTGTCGCCGGCTGTAGGGAGCTTCCTGGCCGTGAAGTTCGGGTATAGCCAGTCATTCATCATTTTGGGCTACATCATGCTGATCGCCGGCGTATTCGCCGGACTCGTCCTGCCGATCCGAGTGGCCGGCAGTGTGCCGAATCCGCCGAGAGTAGCGAGAGTCGGCAAAAGCAGTGTGATGGCCGTCCTGGAAAACCGTCTGTTGTATCCGGCTTTTCTCGGCGGCTTCGCCATTATGTACGCCCAGGGTACGATCATTTACGAGGTGCCCTTGTGGATTCAAAAGCAAGGGCTCTCTCCGGGTGTCACGGGAGTTCTGTTCAGCCTCAAAGGGCTGGGGGCGCTCGCAATCCTCAGCCAGTTTTGGCTCTACCGAGTGCCTGTCGAGCAGCGGACGCTTGCCGGGATCGGGGTTCTCAGCCTCCTTTTGTACGGGCTCGCCATTGGCTTGCCCATCCCGATCCACGTCATGATGTTTCTCTTAGGAGCCTGCTTCGGCATGCTGTTCCCCGCATTGGCCACGCTTCTGACGGTGCATTCTCCACGCGAGCTTTACGGCAGCGCGTTCAGCATTTACTCCGCCGTCCTGTCGATTGGAGCCGTCCTGAGCCCGATCATTGCCGGACTCATCGGGAACTGGCACCATTCCTACTTTATTGCGTTCTTTGTGACCGCCGGCGTATGTCTGGCCGGGGGGATCCATCGCCTTTTGCTCAGTGGAGTGCCCAGATGA
- a CDS encoding bifunctional homocysteine S-methyltransferase/methylenetetrahydrofolate reductase produces MTTSKKDLREYLQDHLLIGDGAMATQLYRLGVPMGVSFEELCLSNPKLVQEVHDSYYEAGARLLETNTYSANRDSLSRYGLEHKVARINRLAVKIARESAKDDAYVAGSIGSILAGRVRKKVLDEYRDQYEEQAIALLHAGVDAIILETFLDVEELLLALEVIRPLTDAPLIAQLATLEVGRTRDGYALTEAFRQLKAAGADVIGLNCRLGPAEILRSFENVTVPEQTLLSAFPNAGRLGLTDGEYAYKSTPDYFAKSALRLREQGIRLLGGCCGTTPQHVKAMADALESLEPQLRVNPIFTQGDSPQVSVQHVRDADKPSIVERVKTETTIIVEFDPPRDLDADSFLEGCCELHRAGADAITLADNSLATVRMSNMALGALMKSRHGIEPLLHIACRDRNLIGQQSHLMGLHALGIDQILVITGDPSRFGDLPGATSVFDVTSFDLIRMVKQLNEGVSFAGRPLKQKAQFIVGAAFNPNVRQMDAAIARLEKKVEAGADYIMTQPVYDAESIKLVYEATKHIDIPVFLGIMPLTSSRNAEFLHNEVPGIKLSPEALERMKRVQQGEAARQEGIQMAKELLDTAIRYFNGIYLITPFHYSSMTAELVQYVRQQSALLKVQAAAHT; encoded by the coding sequence TTGACGACGAGCAAGAAAGATTTGCGCGAGTACTTGCAGGATCACCTGCTGATTGGTGACGGAGCGATGGCGACCCAGCTTTACCGGCTGGGCGTCCCGATGGGGGTCAGCTTTGAGGAGCTGTGCCTCTCCAATCCCAAGCTCGTGCAAGAAGTGCACGACTCCTATTACGAGGCGGGAGCGAGGCTTCTGGAGACCAATACGTATTCGGCAAACAGGGACTCCCTGTCCCGCTACGGGCTGGAGCATAAAGTGGCGAGGATCAATCGCCTGGCGGTGAAAATCGCCCGAGAGTCGGCGAAAGACGACGCGTATGTCGCCGGGAGCATCGGTTCGATCTTGGCGGGGCGCGTACGAAAAAAAGTGCTGGATGAATATCGCGACCAGTACGAAGAGCAGGCGATCGCCTTGCTGCATGCAGGGGTCGACGCCATCATCCTGGAGACCTTTCTGGATGTGGAGGAGCTGCTGCTGGCGCTGGAGGTCATCCGGCCGCTGACAGACGCTCCGCTGATCGCTCAGCTAGCCACGCTGGAGGTAGGGCGGACGCGGGATGGATACGCGTTGACAGAGGCGTTTCGTCAATTGAAGGCAGCGGGGGCCGACGTGATCGGTCTCAACTGTCGCCTCGGCCCTGCCGAAATATTGCGATCGTTTGAAAATGTGACGGTGCCGGAGCAGACGCTGCTGTCAGCCTTTCCCAATGCAGGGAGGCTGGGGCTTACGGACGGAGAGTACGCGTACAAGTCGACTCCCGACTATTTCGCAAAGAGTGCCTTGCGTCTGCGGGAGCAAGGAATCCGGCTCCTGGGAGGCTGCTGCGGGACGACCCCACAGCACGTCAAGGCGATGGCAGACGCTCTGGAATCGCTGGAGCCGCAACTCCGGGTCAACCCGATCTTCACACAGGGCGACAGCCCGCAGGTGTCGGTCCAGCATGTGCGGGACGCAGACAAACCGAGCATCGTCGAGCGAGTCAAGACAGAGACGACGATCATCGTCGAGTTCGATCCGCCGCGCGATCTGGATGCCGATTCGTTTTTGGAAGGCTGCTGCGAACTGCACAGAGCCGGGGCGGATGCGATTACCCTGGCGGACAATTCGCTCGCGACCGTACGGATGAGCAATATGGCTTTGGGAGCGTTGATGAAGAGCAGGCACGGCATCGAGCCGCTGCTGCACATCGCGTGCCGCGACCGCAACCTGATCGGCCAGCAGTCCCATCTGATGGGGCTGCATGCGCTCGGCATCGACCAAATCCTGGTGATCACCGGAGACCCGTCCCGCTTCGGGGATTTGCCAGGGGCCACCTCGGTATTTGACGTTACTTCCTTCGATTTGATTCGGATGGTGAAGCAGTTGAACGAAGGCGTCTCGTTCGCAGGCCGTCCTCTCAAGCAAAAGGCCCAGTTCATAGTAGGCGCGGCGTTCAACCCGAACGTCAGACAGATGGATGCGGCGATCGCCCGGCTGGAAAAGAAAGTGGAGGCAGGGGCTGATTACATCATGACTCAGCCTGTGTACGACGCCGAGTCAATCAAGCTCGTGTACGAAGCTACGAAGCATATCGACATTCCGGTTTTCCTCGGCATCATGCCATTGACCAGCTCGCGAAATGCGGAATTCCTGCATAATGAAGTGCCAGGCATCAAGCTGTCCCCCGAAGCGCTGGAGAGGATGAAGAGAGTGCAGCAGGGAGAAGCGGCCCGGCAGGAAGGGATCCAGATGGCCAAGGAGCTGCTCGATACGGCTATCCGTTATTTCAACGGGATTTACCTGATCACACCGTTCCACTATTCCTCCATGACTGCCGAGCTGGTGCAATACGTGCGTCAGCAAAGCGCTTTGCTGAAAGTACAGGCGGCCGCACATACGTGA
- a CDS encoding mismatch-specific DNA-glycosylase gives MVDFTEKWLPTYIRRDLTVLFCGINPGRVSATAGYHYANPANLFWRGLHEGGLTPRQLAPEETARLLDYQYGITDLVSRPTRSSSDLSERDFANGAEQFVQMIRAYRPRVICFNGITAFRHATGKKKEPVSLGLQPKREFGSDDWPGSYIFVIPSTSGANASFSREDRLAMFGQLSRFLREKGWHPLVSPVTPPPFEQ, from the coding sequence ATGGTCGATTTTACGGAAAAATGGCTGCCTACCTACATTCGGCGCGACCTGACGGTATTGTTTTGCGGGATCAACCCCGGGAGGGTCTCCGCGACAGCCGGCTACCACTACGCCAATCCAGCCAACCTCTTCTGGCGCGGCCTGCACGAAGGGGGATTGACTCCGAGGCAGCTCGCCCCGGAGGAAACGGCCCGTTTGCTTGACTACCAGTACGGGATCACAGATCTGGTCTCCCGCCCGACCCGCTCGTCCTCAGACCTGTCGGAGCGCGATTTTGCAAACGGGGCAGAGCAGTTCGTCCAGATGATCAGGGCGTACCGACCCCGGGTCATCTGCTTTAACGGCATTACGGCCTTTCGCCATGCCACCGGAAAAAAGAAGGAGCCCGTCTCACTCGGCTTGCAGCCGAAGCGCGAATTCGGATCAGACGATTGGCCTGGCAGCTACATATTCGTCATTCCTTCCACCAGTGGGGCAAACGCTTCCTTCAGCCGCGAGGACAGACTCGCCATGTTCGGTCAGCTCAGCCGCTTTTTGCGAGAGAAGGGCTGGCATCCACTGGTATCCCCTGTCACCCCTCCTCCTTTCGAACAGTAG
- a CDS encoding phosphotransferase — translation MNTLIHMIEEEYELKIVRYEVMRDSGKSLVVVLHTPKAKYLGKSLFTTAERQDFILDAEEYLRKKGIAIPNVKRTKDRRRYIFWNRSPFLIQEWASGPMLALNSPARLRRTGSTLGKIHAASLGFSSPLSDDFNASSTWEEEYEKDLASMKLWKDQHAACTDSKHAMIVWHLPFFLIAGKIAADSLHHSSYFQKWKQLPCSEHFLCHGDFNNGNLLSTKQKITVIDWEDVRYDFPSKDISRVLSLLMRKDGDWDRHGFRQLMKGYLRENPLTRRQRHLLYVDLAFPHITERFLRQKQYLDMTENEIRQFLKREIKKSAYMLEKMRALE, via the coding sequence GTGAACACACTCATCCACATGATCGAGGAGGAATACGAGCTCAAAATCGTCCGCTACGAAGTCATGAGAGATTCCGGCAAATCGCTTGTCGTCGTTCTGCATACCCCCAAAGCAAAATACTTGGGTAAAAGCCTGTTTACCACGGCGGAAAGGCAAGACTTCATCCTGGACGCCGAAGAATATTTGCGAAAGAAAGGCATCGCCATTCCAAATGTAAAAAGGACCAAGGACCGGCGCCGTTACATTTTCTGGAACCGCTCCCCCTTTCTCATCCAGGAATGGGCATCAGGTCCGATGCTCGCCCTCAACTCTCCCGCGCGGCTTAGGCGTACCGGCTCCACGCTGGGGAAAATACACGCTGCGTCGCTGGGGTTTTCCTCCCCCTTAAGCGATGACTTTAATGCTTCATCGACCTGGGAAGAAGAGTACGAGAAGGATCTCGCCAGCATGAAGCTGTGGAAGGACCAGCACGCTGCCTGCACCGATTCCAAGCATGCGATGATTGTCTGGCACCTCCCCTTTTTTCTCATCGCGGGCAAAATCGCAGCTGACAGTCTGCATCATTCATCCTATTTTCAAAAGTGGAAGCAGCTCCCGTGCTCCGAGCATTTTCTTTGCCACGGCGACTTTAACAACGGGAATCTGCTGTCGACGAAGCAGAAGATTACAGTCATTGACTGGGAAGACGTCCGTTACGATTTTCCATCCAAGGATATCAGCCGGGTGCTGTCGCTTTTGATGCGCAAAGATGGGGACTGGGATCGCCATGGTTTCCGGCAGCTGATGAAAGGTTATCTGCGGGAAAATCCTCTCACCCGTCGGCAGCGTCATCTGCTATATGTAGACCTCGCTTTTCCTCATATCACGGAACGGTTTTTGCGGCAGAAGCAATACCTGGACATGACGGAGAACGAGATCCGGCAGTTTCTGAAGCGGGAGATCAAAAAAAGCGCGTACATGCTGGAAAAAATGAGGGCTCTCGAATGA
- a CDS encoding GNAT family N-acetyltransferase, producing the protein MKVMETDRLLLRYQTQDDAAFVLQLVNDPQWLQYIGDRGVRTLEDARAYIANGAMRMYEQYGFGLFLVERKEDSTPLGICGLVKRDGLDDIDIGFAFLPAYRAQGYAYEAASAVMEYAVNKLGLARVVAITTQDNDASARLLQKIGLRFERLFQLPGDPDVLKLFSYDSTQADRGTEMPRK; encoded by the coding sequence ATGAAGGTGATGGAAACGGACCGGCTTTTGCTGCGGTATCAGACCCAAGACGACGCTGCGTTTGTCTTGCAGCTCGTCAACGACCCACAGTGGCTGCAGTACATCGGGGACCGCGGCGTCCGCACACTCGAAGATGCTCGCGCCTACATTGCGAACGGGGCGATGCGAATGTACGAGCAATACGGGTTCGGACTGTTTCTCGTAGAACGAAAGGAAGACAGCACACCACTGGGAATCTGCGGCCTGGTCAAAAGGGACGGTTTGGACGATATCGATATCGGCTTTGCCTTCCTCCCCGCCTATCGCGCGCAGGGCTATGCGTACGAAGCCGCATCTGCCGTCATGGAATACGCCGTGAACAAGCTGGGTCTTGCGAGGGTAGTCGCCATAACAACCCAGGACAATGACGCTTCCGCCCGATTGCTGCAAAAAATCGGCCTTCGGTTTGAACGCCTTTTCCAGCTGCCGGGTGATCCGGATGTCCTCAAGCTGTTCTCGTACGATTCGACTCAGGCGGACCGCGGGACCGAAATGCCAAGAAAATAA
- a CDS encoding TetR/AcrR family transcriptional regulator yields MKASTMNASLKMLLDIAKEMIMEKGCRATTLQEIADRGGLTKGAIYHYVKSKDELFALILEEGMEEANEKFFESTATAPIGPEGKHGPLSLLSVRLRNIASADSAASQVFIYLLSQKDKPAVAKILGRYYDTSIQTSKKWIEYGQQSGAIPASVNAEKAARMFTVFKNGLQVQHSLGPENEIDDAEIYAFMANVLSEKGTH; encoded by the coding sequence ATGAAGGCAAGTACGATGAATGCCAGCCTGAAAATGCTGCTGGACATTGCCAAAGAGATGATTATGGAGAAAGGGTGCCGCGCGACGACGTTGCAGGAGATTGCAGATCGGGGCGGGCTGACCAAAGGAGCCATTTACCATTATGTCAAGAGCAAGGATGAACTGTTTGCCTTGATTTTGGAAGAGGGGATGGAGGAGGCCAATGAAAAATTTTTCGAGTCTACGGCAACTGCCCCTATCGGACCGGAAGGAAAGCATGGACCGCTCAGCCTCTTGTCCGTGAGGCTTCGCAACATCGCCAGCGCGGACAGTGCCGCAAGCCAAGTCTTCATTTACCTGCTCAGCCAAAAGGATAAGCCGGCCGTGGCGAAAATTCTCGGCCGTTATTACGACACATCGATTCAGACATCAAAAAAGTGGATCGAGTATGGACAGCAAAGCGGGGCGATCCCTGCTTCCGTCAACGCGGAAAAGGCAGCCCGGATGTTCACCGTATTCAAAAACGGCCTGCAAGTGCAGCATAGTTTGGGGCCGGAAAACGAAATCGACGATGCGGAGATTTACGCATTCATGGCCAACGTCCTCAGCGAAAAAGGAACGCACTGA
- a CDS encoding DUF817 domain-containing protein, which translates to MSCIFPVFIFAALAVSKFVSIPGLARYDLLLLLCLLFQVVMVKSRLETKDELKVITVFHLIGLALELFKVHMGSWGYPEPAVSKVYGVPLYSGFMYASVASYLCQAWRRLDVGLSAWPNQWLAVCLGAAVYLNFFTHHFLWDVRWVLTVAIFIVFWRTRVHFQVAEERLWMPLPLAFFLIGFFIWIAENIATFFGAWYYPNQRDGWDIVHISKISSWFLLVIVSFIIVAQLKHVKSRAAGQKSNKQTPV; encoded by the coding sequence ATGTCCTGCATCTTTCCCGTCTTCATTTTCGCGGCGCTCGCTGTATCGAAATTTGTCAGCATCCCGGGATTGGCCCGATACGATTTGCTGCTCTTGCTCTGCCTGCTTTTTCAGGTGGTCATGGTCAAGAGCAGGCTGGAGACGAAGGATGAACTCAAGGTCATCACCGTGTTTCACCTGATCGGTCTCGCCTTGGAACTGTTCAAAGTACACATGGGGTCGTGGGGGTACCCGGAGCCGGCCGTGAGCAAGGTATACGGAGTTCCCTTGTACAGCGGATTCATGTATGCGAGTGTCGCGAGCTACCTTTGCCAGGCGTGGCGGCGCCTGGACGTCGGCCTTTCCGCATGGCCGAATCAGTGGCTGGCTGTATGTTTGGGTGCCGCGGTGTACCTCAACTTTTTCACTCATCACTTTCTGTGGGATGTACGCTGGGTACTGACGGTGGCGATCTTTATCGTCTTCTGGCGCACGCGCGTTCACTTTCAGGTAGCGGAAGAACGCCTTTGGATGCCGCTTCCGCTCGCGTTTTTTCTGATCGGCTTTTTTATTTGGATCGCCGAGAATATCGCCACCTTTTTCGGCGCCTGGTACTATCCGAATCAACGCGACGGCTGGGACATCGTCCACATCAGCAAAATCAGCTCCTGGTTTCTGCTCGTCATCGTCAGCTTCATCATCGTGGCTCAGCTGAAGCATGTGAAGAGCCGGGCTGCCGGGCAGAAATCCAACAAGCAAACGCCTGTCTAG
- a CDS encoding VC0807 family protein — MKRKEGTMCHMKKTRNEIVITLVLNILLPYLIYSLLITRTSSIAALSAAALVPLCDSLYSLIRTRKPDMFSGFIFLGLILSVIAVLLGGDERFILLRESYVTGIMGLVFLVSLAFARPLIYHFAERFTGRDPHMNEKWESNPRYRRTFRLLTAVWGVALLLEALVKVVLVYTLSIPTFLLVSPFFAYGIIGLTIWWNISFVKRAKRQGAAEASADLQTGGKKQ; from the coding sequence ATGAAGAGGAAAGAAGGGACGATGTGCCACATGAAAAAAACACGCAATGAGATCGTGATTACGCTGGTTCTCAATATCCTGTTGCCTTATCTGATTTATAGCCTGCTTATTACCCGTACGAGCAGCATCGCCGCGCTTTCGGCTGCAGCCCTTGTCCCGTTGTGCGACTCGCTTTACAGCCTGATCCGTACCCGCAAGCCGGATATGTTTTCCGGATTCATCTTCCTCGGGCTGATACTCAGCGTGATCGCTGTCCTGCTCGGAGGGGATGAGCGTTTCATCCTGCTGCGGGAGTCTTACGTGACAGGCATCATGGGGCTGGTCTTCCTCGTTTCGCTGGCATTTGCCAGACCGTTGATTTACCATTTTGCCGAGAGGTTCACTGGCCGCGATCCGCACATGAATGAGAAATGGGAGTCAAACCCGCGCTATCGCCGGACGTTTCGCCTGCTGACGGCGGTATGGGGAGTAGCCTTGCTGCTGGAAGCGCTCGTGAAAGTGGTACTGGTGTACACGTTGTCGATCCCTACTTTCCTGCTCGTCTCGCCTTTCTTTGCTTACGGCATAATCGGCCTGACAATCTGGTGGAACATCAGCTTCGTAAAACGGGCAAAAAGGCAGGGAGCGGCTGAAGCGAGTGCTGATTTGCAAACAGGAGGGAAAAAGCAATGA